From the Lolium rigidum isolate FL_2022 chromosome 2, APGP_CSIRO_Lrig_0.1, whole genome shotgun sequence genome, one window contains:
- the LOC124688386 gene encoding probable nucleoside diphosphate kinase 5, with product MAGATSSVVPALVICWLSLVLLLHRCRICGAVDRERTLAMIKPDGLSGNYTDKIKEAILESGFDIVQEAVVLLDAERASLFYAEHAERSFFDSLVKYMTSGPVHAMVLERHDAVSHWRALIGPTDARKAKASHPNSIRAMCGLDSEKNCMHGSDSLHSAAREISFFFRDAKSETVEHDEL from the exons ATGGCAGGGGCAACCTCGTCGGTGGTTCCCGCTCTCGTCATATGCTGGCTATCGCTCGTCCTTTTGCTGCACAG GTGCCGGATCTGTGGGGCTGTGGATAGGGAGAGGACACTGGCCATGATCAAGCCGGATGGTTTGTCTGGTAACTACACCGACAAAATCAAGGAGGCCATCTTGGAGTCTGGATTTGACATCGTCCAAGAGGCAGtcgtcctgctggatgcagagagGGCATCCCTCTTCTATGCTGAGCATGCCGAGAGAAGCTTCTTCGACAGCCTAGTGAAGTATATGACGAG TGGTCCAGTTCATGCTATGGTTCTGGAAAGGCATGATGCGGTCTCACACTGGCGAGCTTTGATAGGGCCAACTGATGCAAGAAAGGCTAAAGCTTCACATCCTAACAG CATTAGAGCAATGTGTGGATTGGACTCTGAAAAAAACTGCATGCATGGCTCAGATTCACTGCATTCTGCAGCCAGAGAAATTTCATTTTTCTTCAGAGATGCTAAATCTG AAACCGTGGAACATGACGAGCTGTAG